One region of Hyphomicrobiales bacterium genomic DNA includes:
- a CDS encoding tripartite tricarboxylate transporter permease, whose product MHYLLDGIINALEPLTLLLTVAGVALGLVMAAIPGLTVSMAVVLLLPFTFYLASKPSLGLLIGVFVGGMAGGAISAILLNIPGNPASVITNRDGYPMAQKGRADLALGIAFLSSVLGGAFSLVVLILVAPQIAEIALKFGAPEQAALVLLGLTLVAGFSEGSLRRGLISAGLGLAVATTGMDPITASPRYVFDTVVLQQGVSFIPVMIGMFALPVAIQSLWDHQRREVRNMTPVVHAMKGVREAFGQLKSLAGCILRSSAVGTLIGAVPGTGSAVAAILSYQYAERFSKRRDVPFGEGQPEGIAAPEAANSALTGGALIPMLVLGIPGDPVTAVMLGALLIQGLTPGVLLFQNNADIVYGLFGSFAVALAILAVVGTIGIPLFVRTVRIPVRMLMPAIVLLCIIGAFALKNSVLDIWIMLAFGALAYFMKRWNYPVLPMLLALILGPILEEQFRMSLIIALGDPFIFLQKPISLTFIVLFVVYLGWSFWRELGGGKTLTMEPGRPARAGTRDATEAGEK is encoded by the coding sequence TTGCATTATCTCCTGGACGGCATCATCAACGCGCTGGAACCGCTGACGCTGCTGCTCACCGTGGCGGGCGTCGCGCTCGGTCTTGTGATGGCGGCGATTCCGGGCCTGACCGTGTCGATGGCCGTCGTGCTGCTGTTGCCGTTCACCTTCTATCTCGCCAGCAAACCGTCCCTCGGGCTTCTGATCGGCGTCTTCGTCGGCGGGATGGCCGGAGGCGCCATATCGGCGATCCTCCTCAACATCCCCGGCAATCCGGCCTCGGTCATTACCAATCGCGACGGCTATCCGATGGCGCAGAAGGGCCGGGCGGACCTTGCCCTCGGCATCGCCTTCCTCTCCAGCGTTCTGGGCGGCGCCTTCAGCCTCGTGGTGCTGATCCTCGTGGCGCCGCAAATCGCCGAAATTGCGCTCAAGTTCGGCGCGCCGGAACAGGCGGCGCTCGTTCTTCTCGGGCTGACGCTGGTCGCAGGCTTTTCGGAAGGCTCGCTGCGCCGTGGTCTGATCTCCGCCGGGCTGGGGCTCGCCGTGGCCACCACGGGCATGGATCCGATCACCGCCTCGCCGCGCTATGTGTTCGACACCGTCGTCCTGCAGCAGGGCGTATCGTTCATCCCCGTCATGATCGGCATGTTCGCCCTGCCGGTGGCAATCCAAAGCCTCTGGGACCATCAGCGCCGGGAGGTGCGGAACATGACGCCCGTGGTGCACGCGATGAAGGGCGTGCGGGAGGCTTTCGGGCAACTGAAATCATTGGCGGGTTGCATCCTGCGCTCGTCCGCCGTTGGTACCCTGATCGGCGCGGTGCCGGGCACCGGCAGCGCCGTGGCGGCGATCCTCAGCTACCAATATGCGGAGCGCTTTTCCAAGCGCCGCGACGTGCCCTTCGGCGAGGGACAGCCGGAAGGCATCGCCGCGCCCGAGGCCGCCAACAGCGCGCTGACGGGCGGCGCACTGATTCCGATGCTCGTTCTCGGCATCCCCGGCGACCCGGTAACGGCGGTGATGCTCGGCGCTCTGTTGATCCAGGGGCTGACGCCGGGCGTGCTGCTGTTTCAGAACAATGCCGACATCGTCTACGGACTGTTCGGATCCTTCGCCGTCGCCTTGGCGATTCTGGCCGTGGTCGGAACGATCGGCATCCCGCTCTTCGTCAGGACTGTCCGCATCCCGGTTCGCATGCTGATGCCGGCAATCGTGCTGTTGTGCATCATCGGCGCCTTTGCGCTCAAGAACAGCGTCCTCGACATCTGGATCATGCTGGCGTTCGGGGCGCTCGCCTATTTCATGAAGCGGTGGAACTATCCCGTCCTGCCGATGCTGTTGGCGCTGATCCTCGGCCCGATCCTCGAAGAGCAGTTCCGCATGTCGCTGATCATCGCTCTCGGCGATCCATTCATTTTCCTCCAAAAGCCCATCAGCCTGACCTTCATCGTCCTGTTTGTCGTCTATCTGGGCTGGTCGTTCTGGCGGGAGCTCGGCGGCGGCAAAACTTTGACCATGGAACCCGGGCGGCCGGCCCGAGCGGGGACTCGTGATGCAACCGAAGCGGGGGAAAAATGA
- a CDS encoding aldehyde dehydrogenase family protein, with product MTVTALAEVKADLVTDLFIDGSWVPGGGGKPADILNPYNNRAICRVAPASDAQVDEAAETAYAAFKDDAWSKLTGRERGVLLHRVAELLRRDLEVFATLESMDTGIPIRETRMEVATSALHMEYFAGFAGKLEGSYQDLGARLNYTRREPFGVIAQIVPWNTPLKLMARGFAAAIACGNTMVIKPSIVAPLSILRFAKVVEEAGFPAGTVNIVTGSGRTVGKALVEHPRVRKVIFTGGTEGGQEILRQCVAHVTPAVLELGGKGPIIVCDGIDWGEAIDGVLTQAFARKAEVCFAGTRLFIPPRMHDKFVADLADKATRIPMGNPLDGSTQLGPLMTARRLEGIVAQVKGATAKGATLVCGGQKATGAGLEEGNFMPPTILTGVTPDMEVAKEELFGPVLSVTTYGDLDEAIAMSNASDYGLASYVWCNDIRKSNWIANRLESGNVFLNAYGYQSEIPFGGYKMSGIGREHGVEAMHEYTQVKSITVGMERFKSRFDI from the coding sequence ATGACGGTTACTGCCTTAGCCGAAGTCAAAGCCGATCTTGTCACCGATCTCTTTATCGACGGCAGCTGGGTTCCGGGCGGCGGCGGCAAGCCGGCGGACATCCTCAATCCGTACAACAACCGGGCGATCTGCCGTGTCGCGCCGGCCAGCGATGCCCAGGTCGACGAGGCGGCCGAAACGGCGTATGCCGCATTCAAGGATGACGCCTGGAGCAAGCTCACGGGCCGGGAGCGCGGCGTGCTTCTGCATCGGGTCGCCGAGCTGCTTCGCCGGGACCTGGAGGTTTTTGCCACGCTGGAGTCCATGGACACCGGCATTCCCATCCGCGAGACGCGGATGGAAGTCGCCACGTCCGCCCTGCACATGGAGTATTTCGCAGGCTTTGCCGGCAAGCTGGAAGGCAGCTACCAGGATCTCGGCGCGCGTCTCAACTATACGCGGCGCGAGCCGTTCGGCGTGATCGCGCAGATCGTGCCCTGGAATACGCCCCTCAAGCTGATGGCGCGCGGCTTCGCGGCGGCCATCGCCTGCGGCAACACCATGGTGATCAAGCCGTCGATCGTGGCGCCGCTGAGCATTCTGCGCTTCGCCAAGGTCGTCGAAGAGGCAGGCTTTCCCGCCGGCACGGTCAACATCGTTACCGGCTCCGGGCGCACGGTCGGCAAGGCGTTGGTCGAGCATCCGCGCGTCCGCAAGGTGATCTTCACCGGCGGCACGGAAGGCGGCCAGGAGATCCTGCGCCAATGCGTAGCCCATGTGACACCGGCGGTGCTCGAGCTCGGCGGCAAGGGTCCCATCATCGTCTGCGATGGGATTGATTGGGGCGAGGCGATAGACGGCGTTCTCACCCAGGCTTTTGCGCGCAAGGCGGAAGTGTGTTTTGCCGGAACGCGGCTTTTTATTCCGCCGCGGATGCACGACAAATTCGTTGCCGATCTTGCCGACAAGGCGACCCGCATTCCGATGGGCAATCCCCTCGACGGGTCGACGCAGCTCGGTCCCTTGATGACCGCGCGCCGCCTTGAAGGGATCGTTGCCCAGGTCAAGGGCGCAACGGCGAAGGGCGCGACCCTCGTCTGCGGCGGCCAGAAGGCCACCGGCGCCGGTCTGGAGGAGGGCAACTTCATGCCGCCGACGATCCTGACGGGCGTTACGCCGGATATGGAGGTGGCAAAAGAGGAGCTGTTCGGTCCGGTCCTCAGCGTTACGACCTATGGCGACCTTGACGAGGCGATTGCCATGTCCAATGCCTCCGACTACGGCCTGGCGTCCTATGTGTGGTGCAACGACATCCGCAAGAGCAATTGGATCGCCAATCGGCTCGAGAGCGGCAATGTCTTCCTGAACGCCTACGGCTATCAGTCGGAAATCCCGTTCGGCGGCTATAAGATGAGCGGGATAGGACGAGAGCACGGCGTGGAGGCGATGCACGAATATACGCAGGTCAAGAGTATTACCGTGGGCATGGAACGGTTCAAGTCGCGCTTCGACATATGA